The Lycium barbarum isolate Lr01 chromosome 11, ASM1917538v2, whole genome shotgun sequence genome contains the following window.
TCCTCTAAGTGATCTAATAGTATATTTGTTTTCGGAAAAGTTACACATTGGTAATTACAATACATTAACTATAAAAATTTATTTACATTACTTATCAGGTTACTATTGTTTATCATAGAGAGTTACATGTAATTAGTACTTTATAAGTGATCTGATAGCGTAAATGTTTTTTTCCTCGTATTCAGGCTTAGAAGCTGCGATGGATTCAATGAGAGGACAAGGAGGCATTCAGATGCTACTCATTGCTGAACAGGAAGCCCAACAAATTGTTTATGCTGCTAGAAATGGTAAATATTTAGTGTAATTTTGGAAAGCTGCTTCTTCTTCATGAAATTGGTAAGGATTAGTCTTAATTATGTGTTTTGCTACCTTTTAAGTTAAAATGACAAGGTTGAGGCAAGCAAAAGAAGAAGCTGAGATGGAAGTGACAAATTATCGTTCCCATCTGGAAGTTGAGTACAAACAGAAACTATCTGAGGTTTTTCTCTTTTAAATTGTCTTTTCTCTTTGATTAAATAAGCCGATTTTTGATTGAAATTGGTTATCAAAATCATAATGGATGCGAAACAAAGAACTCAACAAAAATCTCCAAAAGTAATCGATATGACCATTACTTTTGGTCATATTGAATAATTTATGATGTTAAGAGACAATTGACACTATGAATTTCCAATCAAGACGTGGAAGTGCGCGTAGATACTTAACTAGAGATGTTCTTTGGAAATGATTTATTGAAAAGGGATTTACTGATAAGTTAAAAAATGTGATTTTGTTGTAAAAATTATATGTCTTGTTACAAATTATTACTATTTAACTACTCCATACTTCAAAGACTTAGGATAACTCATTGTACAAATATACTGATGGGacatagtgtgtatatatatatatatacaccttaATTTGGTTTCAATTGACAACGAAATACTTTAACTTTGAGAATGCACATTTAGACACCGAAACTCGTTCCCACTGTGTCTCATGAACACTTGACGCTGACGTGGCACATAAAATTTGAAGGTACCTAAATGATCATTTTGTAAAGTTGGAGCATTCAACTGGCATGATCATTTTGTAAAGTTGGAGTATTCAACTGACATAGTGTAGACGAGTTGGGGTATCTAGATGATTATCTTGTAAGTTGATATGTTCAACTGACGGTAAAAGTCAAATTTAAGTATCTATCTATGCATTATGCCTATTGATTCTATAGAATGATTTCGAATAGACCCCTATTATTTATTTGATATATATACAGACCAGTGGAAGTTCCGACTCAACCGAAAAGAGGCTTGAGATAGAAACTGAGCAAAAGATTCAGCAACTGAAGAAAGCAGGCTCCGAAGTATCTCCTGATGTTATTGCAATGCTCATGAAATACATTTCAACTATTAAAACTTAGATTCGTGAAGGTACTAaataatagagaaaatgacaaaaatggtcctttATATTTAAGGATAGGTTCAAAATAATCTCTTAACTGTGCAttgaacagttttggtccttaagTCTATCAAATATTTATTGAACTGTCTATTAGATTTGACAGGAATTATATAATATTTAGAGGTGCACTTTTTTTTGTCTATgttttttttgatttatttttgcgTGTAGTTTCAGttatttttatacctttttagTATTTAGTGTAGTTTTTTCTATGttgcatattttaggatttgTGGGACTTTTTTGATATTTATGGttaaatttttctttttcaacGTTCCGATCAAATTTAACAGATAGAGGTTGGTAAGTATTTGACGTAGACTAGAAGTGTTAATTGTTAACAAACTTAATAGACCAAACCTGTTCAACACATATTTAAAAAACTGTTTTGAACCTATCCTATAACAtaataccatttttgtcattttctcctaATTCGGAAAGCGCGCAAAGGCAAATGAAAGCAAAGGAAAATGGGACAAAAATTTTGTTTTTGCTAAAAATATTTTCCCTCAATGCTAATGAAGTTCTCTCTTCAATGGATAAAATTTTAtctgacaaaaa
Protein-coding sequences here:
- the LOC132618737 gene encoding V-type proton ATPase subunit G1-like, with protein sequence MDSMRGQGGIQMLLIAEQEAQQIVYAARNVKMTRLRQAKEEAEMEVTNYRSHLEVEYKQKLSETSGSSDSTEKRLEIETEQKIQQLKKAGSEVSPDVIAMLMKYISTIKT